The segment ATTATTGTTGAAACTGCAGGTATTCGTTAGGGCTGGCGTGAGCGTTTTTTTATAATCTTTTATCGAGTCGCTTTATTTATTTGATAATCGTATTCCCCCCTAGCGTCAACCATTTTCCCAATAAATAACAGCATGATAGGAAGCACCGATACTAAGTATCGCTAAAAACGATTGGAACTTAACAAGATAGGTTCATATATTGGTTTTAAGACGTCACAGTGATAACCAAGCTAATTATTTAAAACAGACATTCATAACAAGCACTGACAACCACAACGTCACAAGAGACTTTCACAAGAGACCCTTTAATATTAGCACTCCATTATTAAATTAAGCGTTCTTTGCCAACGCTGTTAACTAATAACCCACTGTTAACGAACACGTTATTCTAATAAATTAAAAACAGGCTAGGAGACAACATGGCAATCCCACTGCTGAACTGCGATATGGGCGAAAGCTTCGGTAATTGGTCCATTGGCTTAGATGCCGACGTAATGCCTTATGTCGATTGTGCCAATATCGCCTGTGGCTATCATGCCTCAGACCCCCATGTAATGCGGCGCACGGTCGCCTTAGCCAGTCAGCATGGCGTTCGTATTGGCGCCCACCCCGGCTACCCTGACTTAATGGGATTTGGTCGTCGCTCCATGGCCTGCTCGCCCGCCGAAGTAGAAGATATGGTGCTCTATCAAGTCGGCGCGCTGGCTGGGATTTGCCAAGCAGAAGGCGCAAGACTCAGCTATATCAAGCCCCATGGAGCGATGTATAACGACATGGCGGCGAATCTCGAATTATTGGAAGGTGCTATGCGCGCGGTACGTGCTTATGATGCCAGCCTTCCGCTAATGGTCATGGCAACTGCCGATCCAGAGCCTCACCGCCAGTTGGCGAAAAAAATGGGCATTACCCTGTGGTTTGAAACATTTGCTGACCGCGCTTATGAAGCAACCGGCCACCTCGCTTCTCGCCGCCTGACAGGTGCTGTCCATCATGATCAAACCACTATCGTTGCGCAAGCCGTGGCGCTCGCCAAGGGCGAGGCGCTGACCGCCCGTGACGGTAGCGCGCTGCACCTGCCTTGCGACACCCTGTGCGTGCACGGCGACAACCCTGAGTCAGTCGCTGCCGTGCGCGCTATTCGTGATGCCTTTACGGCGCTGGAGTCAGTGTGAAACTGCGTTTAGAAACGGCGGCGATGGACGCCCTTACGATACGGTTGTTTGACACTATCGATGAATCCAATATGGCGTGGATCATCGCGGCCGATCAAACCCTACGCAAGGCGCTGGGCGAGGCACTCATTGACCTTATTCCCTCCTACACCACGCTGCTGGTGCACTACGACAGCCAACAATTGACATTTAGCCAGGCCACTACGCTGATTCGCAATTCCCTATGCCACTTAACACCCGTTGAATCTCAGGACGGCCAACTGCATGAACTCCCCGTGTGGTACGACGAAAGCGTTGGCCCTGAGCTTCCGTTGGTGGCAAAACGTGCGGGGCTCAGCGTTGATTCTCTGATCGAGCGTCACTGCAGCCATGATTATTGCGTATTCGCGTTGGGCTTCGCCCCCGGCTACGGCTTTATGGGTTTAGTAGACGAAGGCATCGCCACGCCTCGCTTGAAAACACCCCGTCGCAAAGTCGCGGCAGGCAGTGTGGGCATTGCCGATCGACAAACGGCTATCTACCCGCTCCTTTCCCCAGGAGGATGGAATATTTTAGGTCGCACCGCCGTGCCGCTATTTGAATACGCTAAGCGGGGTGAACCGCTGCTGCGCCCAGGTGACAAAGTCCGCTTTAAAGCGATTAGCAAG is part of the Halomonas sp. GT genome and harbors:
- a CDS encoding 5-oxoprolinase subunit PxpA — encoded protein: MAIPLLNCDMGESFGNWSIGLDADVMPYVDCANIACGYHASDPHVMRRTVALASQHGVRIGAHPGYPDLMGFGRRSMACSPAEVEDMVLYQVGALAGICQAEGARLSYIKPHGAMYNDMAANLELLEGAMRAVRAYDASLPLMVMATADPEPHRQLAKKMGITLWFETFADRAYEATGHLASRRLTGAVHHDQTTIVAQAVALAKGEALTARDGSALHLPCDTLCVHGDNPESVAAVRAIRDAFTALESV
- a CDS encoding 5-oxoprolinase subunit B family protein — its product is MKLRLETAAMDALTIRLFDTIDESNMAWIIAADQTLRKALGEALIDLIPSYTTLLVHYDSQQLTFSQATTLIRNSLCHLTPVESQDGQLHELPVWYDESVGPELPLVAKRAGLSVDSLIERHCSHDYCVFALGFAPGYGFMGLVDEGIATPRLKTPRRKVAAGSVGIADRQTAIYPLLSPGGWNILGRTAVPLFEYAKRGEPLLRPGDKVRFKAISKKEFEAAGGDTTPMEERS